In one window of uncultured Draconibacterium sp. DNA:
- a CDS encoding assimilatory sulfite reductase (NADPH) flavoprotein subunit, with amino-acid sequence MSLRTNPLNDAQLSALGQLVEGLNKEQTVWLNGYFEGRLAALGGVEVPGVGSTTASAAVAPPPQSAIKLTILYGTETGHSQGLAEKLGEKASFKGIDAQVLSLYDYNYKKLNEEDNVAIIVSTHGEGDPPDMAEDFYKYVTGPRAPQLEGVNYSVLALGDKTYKHFCKTGEEIDEALKSRGGYRITQAVKCDVDYEQPSETWMNLFLLNLTPAETPEPVVAGASTASVSVNGAGGFGEEFSKSNPYMATVLEKVRITGSDSDKEVYHVELSLEGSGLEYEPGDSLGIFTKNPEALVEDILAFTGFDPEQKVDIEEEEYSIKEALSHHLEITILTFDLLNKYQEKTKNAELAKLLADDEALDNYLYGHDVLDLLEDYPYEWNAHKLVEVLRPIPPRLYSISSSMESVGEEVHVTVSVVRYERKNRKRNGACSSHLADSIEIDEQIPVYIDKNPSFKLPANGSKIIMVGAGTGVAPYRAFMQHRESMGIKGESWLFFGDRRFSSDFLYQTEWQKLLKKELLTKMDVAFSRDQEEKVYVQHKLKEQQKEVFDWLENGAHLYLCGDMKYMAKDVNKALLDIIQTQGGISEEQAEKYVKNLKREKRFQTDVY; translated from the coding sequence ATGAGTTTAAGAACAAATCCATTAAATGATGCACAGTTGAGTGCTTTAGGCCAGTTGGTTGAAGGCTTGAATAAGGAGCAAACTGTATGGTTAAATGGTTATTTTGAAGGGCGATTGGCAGCCCTGGGAGGCGTAGAAGTGCCAGGTGTTGGAAGTACAACTGCAAGTGCAGCAGTGGCCCCGCCACCCCAAAGTGCGATTAAGCTTACCATTTTGTATGGTACCGAAACCGGACATTCTCAGGGACTGGCCGAAAAATTAGGAGAGAAAGCTTCGTTTAAGGGAATTGATGCCCAGGTTTTGAGTTTGTACGATTACAATTACAAAAAGCTGAACGAGGAAGATAATGTAGCGATAATTGTTAGTACGCATGGGGAGGGTGATCCACCGGATATGGCCGAAGATTTTTATAAATATGTTACCGGGCCGCGTGCACCTCAACTCGAAGGAGTAAACTATTCGGTACTGGCACTGGGTGACAAAACCTACAAGCATTTTTGTAAAACAGGCGAAGAAATTGATGAGGCCCTTAAGAGCCGGGGAGGTTATCGTATTACGCAAGCTGTAAAATGCGATGTGGATTACGAACAACCATCGGAAACGTGGATGAATCTCTTTTTATTGAATCTTACACCGGCCGAAACACCGGAGCCTGTTGTTGCAGGCGCGTCAACGGCATCAGTGTCGGTTAATGGCGCCGGAGGTTTTGGCGAGGAGTTCTCGAAATCAAATCCATATATGGCAACAGTGCTGGAGAAAGTTCGGATTACCGGAAGTGATTCAGACAAGGAAGTGTATCATGTTGAACTTTCGCTTGAAGGATCAGGCCTGGAATACGAACCTGGCGATTCGTTAGGGATTTTCACCAAAAACCCTGAAGCGCTGGTAGAAGATATTTTGGCCTTTACAGGTTTCGATCCGGAACAGAAAGTTGATATTGAAGAGGAGGAATATAGCATAAAGGAAGCTTTGTCGCACCATCTTGAAATTACAATATTGACTTTCGATCTGCTGAATAAATACCAGGAGAAAACAAAGAATGCAGAACTGGCCAAATTACTTGCCGACGATGAGGCGCTCGACAATTATTTGTACGGCCACGATGTGCTCGACCTTTTGGAAGATTACCCGTACGAGTGGAATGCGCATAAGCTGGTTGAGGTTTTGCGCCCGATCCCGCCACGTTTGTATTCCATCTCATCAAGCATGGAAAGTGTTGGAGAAGAAGTTCATGTAACAGTTTCGGTTGTGCGCTACGAGCGTAAAAACCGCAAACGCAACGGAGCATGTTCATCGCATCTGGCCGACAGCATTGAGATTGATGAGCAGATTCCGGTTTATATCGACAAAAATCCGTCGTTTAAATTACCGGCCAACGGATCAAAGATTATCATGGTTGGTGCCGGAACGGGTGTAGCACCTTACCGTGCATTTATGCAGCATCGCGAGAGTATGGGAATTAAAGGTGAGTCGTGGTTGTTTTTTGGCGACCGTCGTTTTAGCTCCGATTTCCTTTACCAAACCGAGTGGCAAAAGCTGTTAAAGAAAGAATTGCTTACCAAAATGGATGTAGCATTTAGTCGCGACCAGGAAGAAAAAGTTTATGTGCAGCACAAACTGAAAGAGCAGCAAAAAGAGGTGTTCGACTGGCTGGAGAACGGTGCGCATTTGTACCTGTGTGGCGACATGAAATACATGGCCAAAGATGTAAATAAGGCTTTGCTTGATATCATTCAAACTCAGGGTGGAATCAGCGAGGAACAAGCCGAAAAATATGTGAAAAATTTGAAACGTGAAAAGCGTTTCCAAACCGATGTTTATTAG
- a CDS encoding NAD(P)-dependent oxidoreductase: protein MEEKNFLPIAIDIANQKILIVGGGQSAYSKLKILQRHNAEVEILAINVCDEIKNNGVKYIEAPYHKKYLKDYLMLYSCSNNEELDRQIEKDCREEKVLVNIHDKPSRCQFVSPAIYRHGKISVAVSSNGEDVYESIRIRNIIKDKLQLD from the coding sequence ATGGAAGAGAAGAATTTTTTACCAATTGCAATTGATATTGCCAACCAGAAAATACTGATTGTTGGTGGCGGGCAAAGTGCTTACAGCAAGCTAAAGATTTTACAGCGCCACAATGCCGAGGTTGAAATACTTGCCATTAATGTATGCGATGAGATAAAAAACAACGGGGTGAAATATATAGAAGCGCCGTACCACAAAAAATATTTAAAAGACTATTTAATGCTTTATTCCTGCTCGAATAATGAAGAGCTCGACCGGCAAATTGAAAAGGACTGTCGCGAAGAAAAGGTATTAGTTAATATTCATGATAAACCATCTCGCTGTCAGTTTGTTTCTCCTGCTATCTACCGACATGGAAAAATTTCGGTGGCGGTGAGCTCGAATGGCGAGGATGTTTATGAATCGATAAGAATAAGAAATATAATAAAAGATAAGTTGCAACTAGATTGA
- a CDS encoding DUF2061 domain-containing protein yields MAREKENIVERKRRSIVKTISWRTIGTIDTILISWFVVGDINFAVTIGGVELFTKMALYFFHERAWNKISFGRVKHTPIEYEI; encoded by the coding sequence ATGGCAAGGGAAAAAGAAAATATTGTTGAACGGAAAAGACGGAGTATTGTAAAAACGATTTCGTGGCGTACCATCGGCACGATCGATACCATTCTAATCTCGTGGTTTGTGGTAGGAGATATCAATTTTGCGGTTACAATTGGCGGGGTCGAGCTTTTTACAAAAATGGCATTGTACTTTTTTCACGAACGCGCCTGGAACAAAATCAGCTTTGGAAGGGTTAAACATACACCAATTGAATACGAAATTTAA
- a CDS encoding elongation factor G: MKVYKTDEVRNIALVGNAGSGKTTLAESMLFEGGVINRKGDVGSKNTVSDYNPIEQDYGNSVFSTLMHTEYNGKKINIMDTPGMDDLCGGVVSSLSVTALGLLTINASNGVEAGTEAAARHADKANTPLVVVFNQLDHENSNYESTLEQCKTAFGNKITIIQYPVDAGTGFSSIIDVLKMKMYTYKDESGKPEISDIPESELEKAEELHNELVEKAAENEEALMELYFDKGTLTEDEMRKGIKLGMLDLTLYPVFCTTAKKSIGVGRLMEFITNIAPAPKEKKMTEIISGKEVKMDASEPTSLFVFKTAVEPHVGEITYFKVMSGVAKEGIDLINSKTGNKERLSQVFVPDGKSREKVDELHAGDLGCTVKLKETRFNQTLAAKEIGTEFAPIVFPTPRHTVAAKAIADADDEKVGEILSKIKYEDPTYVIEYSKELKQQLIHAQGEYHLNVLKWYFDNVHKVDVEYLKPKIPYRETITKPAQADYRHKKQSGGAGQFGEVHMIIEPYEEGAEPKKMFKFGDKEQKISVRAVEEHKLDWGGKLVFVNSIVGGSIDARFLPAILKGIMEKIEQGPLTGSYARDIIVYVYDGKMHPVDSNEISFKLAGRNAFSMAFKNAGPKILEPILNLEVWVPSDRMGDAMSDLQGRRAMIMGMGSEKGMEKITAKVPQKEMYKYTTALSSITGGRGVFKISFDGYEKVPSDVQEELLKAYEAEQEEE, translated from the coding sequence ATGAAAGTTTATAAAACCGATGAAGTTCGGAACATTGCGTTAGTTGGTAATGCCGGCAGTGGGAAAACCACCCTTGCAGAGTCTATGCTGTTCGAGGGTGGAGTTATTAATCGCAAAGGTGATGTTGGTTCAAAAAATACAGTATCCGACTACAACCCAATAGAGCAGGATTATGGTAATTCTGTTTTTTCTACCCTAATGCACACCGAATACAACGGAAAAAAAATAAATATTATGGACACCCCCGGGATGGACGATCTTTGTGGTGGTGTTGTATCGTCGTTAAGTGTTACGGCGCTTGGCTTGTTAACCATAAACGCTTCAAATGGAGTTGAAGCCGGTACTGAAGCTGCTGCCCGCCATGCAGACAAAGCAAACACACCACTTGTTGTGGTTTTTAATCAGCTCGATCACGAAAATTCGAATTACGAAAGTACACTGGAACAATGCAAAACTGCCTTTGGCAATAAAATTACTATTATCCAGTACCCTGTTGACGCTGGTACAGGTTTTTCGTCAATTATAGATGTACTTAAAATGAAAATGTACACTTATAAAGACGAAAGTGGTAAACCTGAGATTTCTGACATTCCCGAATCGGAGCTTGAAAAAGCAGAAGAACTGCACAACGAATTGGTTGAGAAAGCCGCCGAAAACGAGGAAGCTTTAATGGAATTGTATTTCGACAAAGGAACACTTACCGAAGACGAAATGCGCAAAGGTATTAAGCTGGGAATGCTAGACCTGACTCTTTACCCGGTATTTTGTACCACTGCAAAGAAAAGTATTGGCGTTGGTCGTTTAATGGAGTTTATTACCAATATTGCTCCGGCACCAAAGGAAAAGAAAATGACTGAGATTATTTCTGGCAAAGAAGTAAAAATGGATGCATCGGAACCAACCAGTCTTTTTGTTTTCAAAACAGCTGTTGAGCCACATGTTGGCGAAATCACTTATTTTAAAGTGATGTCGGGAGTTGCAAAAGAAGGTATTGACCTCATCAACTCGAAAACAGGCAATAAAGAACGTTTATCGCAAGTGTTTGTACCCGATGGAAAAAGCCGCGAGAAGGTAGACGAACTTCATGCAGGCGACCTGGGCTGTACTGTTAAACTGAAAGAAACCAGGTTTAACCAAACACTGGCAGCAAAAGAAATAGGAACAGAATTTGCACCGATCGTATTCCCTACTCCGCGTCATACAGTAGCAGCCAAAGCTATTGCCGACGCTGACGATGAAAAAGTAGGTGAAATTTTAAGTAAAATAAAATACGAAGATCCAACCTACGTAATTGAGTATTCGAAAGAGTTAAAGCAACAATTAATACACGCGCAAGGCGAATATCACCTGAATGTGTTAAAATGGTATTTCGATAACGTGCATAAAGTTGACGTGGAATATCTGAAACCAAAAATTCCATATCGCGAAACGATTACAAAACCTGCACAAGCAGATTATCGTCACAAAAAACAATCAGGTGGTGCTGGTCAGTTTGGCGAAGTGCACATGATTATTGAACCATACGAAGAAGGTGCAGAGCCTAAAAAAATGTTCAAATTTGGCGATAAAGAACAGAAAATTTCAGTTCGTGCCGTTGAAGAACACAAACTGGACTGGGGTGGAAAACTGGTTTTTGTAAACAGTATTGTTGGTGGATCAATCGATGCCCGCTTTTTACCGGCTATCCTGAAAGGAATTATGGAAAAAATTGAACAAGGTCCACTTACCGGTTCGTATGCCCGCGATATTATCGTATATGTTTACGACGGAAAAATGCACCCGGTTGACTCGAACGAAATTTCGTTTAAACTGGCCGGACGTAATGCCTTCAGCATGGCCTTTAAAAATGCCGGCCCAAAAATTCTTGAGCCAATCTTAAATCTTGAAGTGTGGGTACCATCAGACCGCATGGGTGATGCCATGAGTGACCTGCAGGGACGTCGAGCCATGATTATGGGCATGGGATCGGAAAAAGGAATGGAGAAAATTACAGCAAAAGTTCCGCAAAAGGAAATGTACAAATACACCACTGCGCTGAGTTCAATTACCGGCGGAAGAGGCGTGTTTAAAATAAGTTTCGACGGATACGAAAAAGTACCTTCGGATGTACAGGAAGAACTGCTGAAAGCTTACGAAGCCGAGCAGGAAGAAGAATAG
- a CDS encoding gliding motility-associated C-terminal domain-containing protein: MKRSLFIVTILVFSFYALQAQISSPGANAIDVAQYPVFPETDDIFIFCSNDSSAEVGALTATTELTGTKTWLWEKYDETTGAFDLQYQEITDAASSQINALADGCYRITITQGVTTETDRAWVFNNWMYAGGEVTVSDCEHFVIAGEMNSAVLTYFDLSNNAPVFVNKDVQVEWLEDGDRIASVLNLTVYDPPAENTNYTLRIYDKYDCDAQAVVSYESIVTKASFTADPISGEAPLEVTFSNNSENGTPGYYEWFFYRDLNAIKRDSEGTENPVDSIDFVAYDDAPVYTYENSGTYMVRLVSKRLSETLTCADTAYMEDYIVVDTSFIAVPNVFTPNGDGVNDEFVVQFWSMQNIEISIFNRWGKRVHYWKSGDVRGFGDTYTETVWDGRIMGGRFASPGVYYYDVTGRGRDGEKRKKHGFVHLFRNKD; this comes from the coding sequence ATGAAGCGAAGTCTTTTTATTGTAACTATTCTGGTATTTTCATTTTACGCTCTCCAGGCACAAATATCTTCGCCCGGAGCTAATGCCATCGATGTGGCACAATACCCGGTATTTCCGGAAACCGACGATATTTTTATTTTTTGTAGTAACGATTCCTCGGCTGAAGTTGGGGCTTTAACCGCCACTACCGAACTAACAGGAACAAAAACCTGGTTGTGGGAAAAGTACGATGAAACAACTGGCGCTTTTGATTTACAATACCAGGAAATTACTGACGCTGCTTCGTCGCAAATAAATGCGCTGGCCGACGGTTGTTACCGGATTACCATCACGCAGGGAGTCACAACCGAGACCGACCGCGCGTGGGTTTTTAATAACTGGATGTATGCCGGCGGAGAAGTTACTGTATCAGACTGCGAGCATTTTGTAATTGCCGGCGAAATGAATTCGGCGGTGTTAACATATTTTGATTTAAGCAACAATGCACCTGTTTTTGTAAATAAAGATGTGCAGGTGGAATGGCTGGAAGATGGCGACCGGATTGCTTCGGTACTGAACTTAACGGTTTATGATCCGCCAGCAGAAAATACAAACTACACCTTGCGTATTTACGATAAATACGACTGCGATGCGCAGGCTGTTGTTTCGTACGAATCGATTGTTACAAAAGCCAGTTTTACGGCTGATCCGATAAGTGGTGAAGCACCGCTTGAGGTTACTTTTTCGAATAACTCGGAAAATGGAACACCGGGTTATTACGAATGGTTTTTCTACCGCGATTTAAATGCTATTAAAAGAGACTCGGAAGGAACAGAAAATCCGGTTGACAGTATCGATTTCGTAGCTTACGACGATGCTCCTGTTTATACCTACGAAAACTCTGGAACGTACATGGTTCGACTGGTTTCAAAACGCCTTTCTGAAACGTTAACCTGTGCCGATACTGCTTATATGGAAGACTATATTGTGGTAGACACCTCGTTTATTGCCGTGCCGAATGTGTTTACGCCAAACGGAGACGGAGTAAACGACGAGTTTGTGGTTCAGTTCTGGTCGATGCAAAATATCGAGATCAGTATTTTCAACCGCTGGGGAAAACGCGTGCATTACTGGAAAAGTGGTGATGTTCGTGGTTTTGGTGATACATACACCGAAACGGTTTGGGACGGCCGTATTATGGGAGGCCGTTTCGCCAGTCCTGGTGTATATTACTATGATGTTACAGGGCGCGGGCGTGATGGCGAAAAACGCAAAAAGCACGGATTTGTGCACTTATTCCGCAATAAGGATTAG
- a CDS encoding UvrD-helicase domain-containing protein: MFDYLQNLNEAQREAVLRTEGPALVIAGAGSGKTRVLTFRIANLLKQGAKPSSILSLTFTNKAAREMKERIASVVGENTARYLWMGTFHSIFARILRFEHETIGYPSNFTIYDSADSKSLIKTIIKSFQLDDKIYKPGVVASRISMAKNNLITPNAYENSAEIRKADKSMRMPQIAQIYKEYAKRCLLSGAMDFDDLLLKTNILFRDHPEVLKKYQERFGYVMVDEYQDTNYSQYLIVKKLAAAHKNICVVGDDAQSIYSFRGARIENILNFKSDYPKHKVFKLEQNYRSTQTIVNAANSIIAKNKRQIPKKVFSENVTGKPIKLISALTDNEEGFLVAQEIAQMQLREHYKYEDFAILYRTNMQSRIFEESLRKRNIPYKIYGGLSFYQRKEIKDLISYFRMTINPADNEALKRIINYPARGIGATTLAKLEAAAINNETSIWKIVSDLPTVNHAKLNKGTAGKILNFVGLIQRFMQLSQDSDAIDTAKTIAEQTGILKELYTDKSPEGLSRHENIQELLNGIQEFSINAKETGEPEKLENYLEDVALLTDQDNEKEEDRDKVTLMTVHSSKGLEFKNVFVVGMEENLFPSNQNGDNKPETLEEERRLFYVALTRAEENAWFSYANQRYRWGNLDFCTPSRFLEEIDEQFLDTSGIAAHSSPTRRAQNNDDIQPELYHKNSVRRQPPGAFKTRESQNFLNKKLVSLKESSRVQNTFQGDAPEKIQTGMVVEHQRFGEGKVINIEGAAPNIKATVFFKSGTQKQLLLKFAKLKIKE; this comes from the coding sequence GTGTTCGATTATCTTCAAAATTTAAATGAGGCCCAACGAGAGGCTGTTCTTCGTACCGAAGGACCTGCTCTGGTTATTGCAGGAGCCGGATCGGGAAAAACGCGTGTGTTAACGTTCCGTATTGCCAACTTGCTAAAACAAGGTGCCAAACCGTCAAGCATTTTATCGCTGACGTTTACCAATAAGGCAGCCCGCGAAATGAAAGAACGTATTGCCAGCGTGGTTGGCGAAAACACCGCCCGCTACCTATGGATGGGTACTTTCCACAGTATTTTTGCGCGCATTTTGCGTTTTGAACACGAAACAATCGGCTACCCGTCGAACTTTACCATCTACGACAGTGCCGACAGTAAAAGCCTGATAAAAACGATTATTAAAAGTTTCCAACTCGACGATAAAATTTACAAACCGGGAGTGGTTGCCAGCCGTATTTCGATGGCAAAAAACAACCTGATTACGCCCAATGCGTATGAAAATTCAGCCGAAATCCGAAAGGCTGATAAAAGCATGCGCATGCCGCAAATTGCCCAGATTTATAAAGAATATGCCAAACGCTGTTTACTTTCAGGAGCCATGGATTTCGACGATTTACTGCTGAAAACAAACATATTGTTTCGCGATCATCCCGAGGTGTTAAAAAAATACCAGGAGCGCTTTGGTTACGTGATGGTTGACGAGTACCAGGATACCAACTACTCGCAATACCTGATTGTAAAAAAACTGGCTGCGGCACACAAAAATATTTGCGTTGTGGGCGACGATGCGCAAAGTATTTACTCGTTTCGCGGTGCGCGTATCGAAAATATTCTGAATTTTAAATCGGATTACCCCAAGCATAAAGTGTTTAAACTGGAGCAAAATTACCGCTCAACACAAACCATTGTAAATGCCGCCAACAGCATAATTGCCAAAAACAAACGGCAAATCCCGAAAAAGGTTTTTTCTGAAAATGTCACCGGCAAACCCATAAAATTGATTTCGGCACTAACCGACAACGAAGAAGGTTTTTTGGTAGCGCAGGAAATTGCTCAAATGCAATTGCGCGAACATTACAAGTACGAAGACTTTGCGATTTTGTATCGTACCAATATGCAGTCGAGGATTTTTGAGGAATCGTTGCGAAAAAGAAATATACCGTACAAAATTTATGGCGGCTTAAGTTTCTACCAACGCAAGGAAATTAAAGACCTTATCTCCTATTTCAGAATGACCATTAATCCGGCCGATAACGAAGCGCTAAAACGTATTATCAATTACCCGGCGCGTGGAATTGGGGCCACTACCCTGGCGAAACTGGAGGCGGCGGCCATTAATAACGAAACATCGATTTGGAAGATCGTTAGCGATTTACCAACAGTTAACCATGCCAAATTAAATAAAGGAACCGCTGGTAAAATTCTGAACTTTGTAGGTTTAATTCAGAGGTTTATGCAACTGTCGCAAGACAGTGATGCTATTGATACTGCCAAGACCATCGCCGAACAAACTGGCATTCTGAAAGAATTGTACACTGATAAGTCGCCCGAAGGATTGAGCCGCCACGAAAACATCCAGGAATTATTGAATGGTATCCAGGAATTTAGCATAAACGCCAAAGAAACCGGTGAACCTGAAAAACTGGAAAACTACCTGGAAGATGTGGCACTTTTAACAGATCAGGACAACGAAAAGGAAGAAGACCGCGATAAAGTGACCCTGATGACGGTGCATTCATCGAAAGGACTGGAATTTAAAAATGTGTTTGTTGTGGGGATGGAAGAGAACCTTTTCCCGTCGAACCAAAATGGCGATAACAAACCGGAAACGCTGGAAGAAGAACGCCGGCTGTTTTACGTGGCCCTAACCCGCGCCGAAGAAAATGCATGGTTCTCGTATGCCAACCAGCGCTACCGTTGGGGAAATCTTGATTTTTGTACGCCAAGTCGCTTTCTCGAAGAAATTGATGAGCAGTTTCTCGATACTTCGGGAATTGCTGCACACTCCTCTCCCACACGACGGGCACAGAATAACGACGACATTCAGCCCGAACTTTATCACAAAAATTCTGTTCGTCGTCAACCACCCGGAGCATTTAAAACACGTGAGTCGCAAAACTTTTTAAATAAAAAACTCGTTTCGTTAAAGGAAAGCAGCAGAGTGCAAAACACTTTTCAGGGCGATGCACCGGAAAAAATACAAACCGGAATGGTGGTAGAACACCAACGTTTTGGCGAAGGAAAAGTAATTAATATTGAAGGCGCTGCACCAAATATAAAAGCAACTGTATTTTTTAAATCGGGTACACAGAAGCAGTTGCTGCTAAAATTCGCCAAGCTGAAAATTAAAGAATAA
- a CDS encoding DUF4290 domain-containing protein has translation MDYNTKRKKMALPEYGRNIQNMVDYLMTIEDREKRNKSAQTVIDVMGNLFPHFRDVQEFKHKLWDHLAIMSDFQLDIDYPYDPPTPESLKERPNTVPYTKHRIKHKHYGRTMELLIQEADNFEGEERDIIIEQLANHMKKSYLSWNKDAVEDHMIFSDLEEMSHGKLKVPEGTQLADAKTLVSAPKKKKIKKKK, from the coding sequence ATGGATTATAATACCAAGAGAAAAAAAATGGCCCTTCCAGAATATGGAAGAAATATACAAAACATGGTTGATTACCTGATGACCATCGAAGACCGCGAAAAAAGAAACAAATCGGCACAAACGGTTATCGATGTTATGGGCAACCTTTTCCCTCATTTTCGCGATGTTCAGGAATTCAAACACAAACTCTGGGATCACCTGGCCATTATGTCCGATTTTCAACTAGACATTGACTATCCTTACGATCCGCCAACGCCGGAATCATTAAAAGAACGTCCCAATACAGTACCTTACACCAAACACCGCATAAAACACAAACACTATGGCCGAACCATGGAACTGTTGATTCAGGAAGCCGATAACTTTGAAGGTGAAGAGCGTGATATCATTATCGAACAACTGGCCAACCACATGAAAAAGTCGTATCTGTCGTGGAATAAAGATGCCGTTGAGGACCACATGATTTTTAGCGACCTGGAGGAAATGTCGCACGGCAAATTAAAAGTACCTGAGGGAACTCAACTGGCCGACGCCAAAACACTGGTTAGTGCTCCAAAAAAGAAAAAAATAAAAAAGAAAAAATAG
- the murA gene encoding UDP-N-acetylglucosamine 1-carboxyvinyltransferase, which translates to MSTFKIEGGFKLKGDLEPQGAKNEALQIICATLLTAEQTIIENIPEIRDVLKLIEILKGLGVQVTRLDKGSYSFDASKVDTNFLKSEEYAQQAAVLRGSIMIIGPLLARFGQGFIPQPGGDKIGRRRVDTHFIGLQKLGARFDFDRENKWYSVSTEKLTGAYMLLDEASVTGTANIVMAAVLAEGTTTIYNAACEPYLQQLCKMLVSMGAKIEGIGSNLLSIAGVSSLTGCTHRILPDMIEVGSFIGLAAMTASEINIKNVGIEHLGIIPESFRRLGINVEQNGDDLLIKDTGHYEIDSYIDGSIMTFSDAPWPGLTPDLLSVFLVVATQAKGSVLIHQKMFESRLFFVDKLIDMGAQIILCDPHRATVIGLDRKNTLRATKMVSPDIRAGIALLIAAMSAKGTSTIDNIEQIDRGYENIDGRLNALGAHISRM; encoded by the coding sequence ATGTCGACTTTCAAAATTGAAGGTGGTTTTAAATTAAAAGGAGACCTTGAGCCGCAAGGAGCAAAAAACGAGGCGCTTCAAATAATATGTGCCACCCTGTTAACTGCCGAACAAACAATCATCGAGAACATACCTGAAATTCGGGATGTGCTGAAATTAATCGAGATTCTGAAAGGATTGGGGGTCCAGGTAACGCGCCTGGACAAAGGCAGTTATAGTTTCGATGCCTCCAAAGTCGACACCAACTTTCTAAAAAGTGAGGAATACGCCCAACAAGCCGCCGTGCTTCGTGGCTCGATAATGATTATCGGCCCGCTGTTGGCCCGTTTTGGTCAAGGCTTTATTCCGCAACCGGGTGGCGATAAAATTGGCCGCCGCAGAGTTGACACTCACTTTATTGGCTTACAAAAACTTGGCGCCCGTTTTGATTTCGACCGCGAAAACAAATGGTACTCCGTTTCAACCGAAAAACTTACCGGTGCTTATATGTTGCTCGACGAGGCTTCGGTTACGGGAACGGCAAACATTGTAATGGCCGCCGTTTTAGCCGAAGGAACCACAACAATTTACAATGCAGCCTGCGAACCTTATCTGCAGCAACTCTGCAAAATGCTGGTTTCCATGGGTGCAAAAATTGAAGGAATTGGTTCCAACCTGCTTTCCATCGCAGGCGTTTCATCGTTAACAGGATGTACTCACCGCATTCTTCCCGACATGATTGAAGTGGGCAGTTTTATTGGCCTTGCTGCCATGACAGCTTCTGAAATCAACATTAAAAATGTAGGTATTGAGCACCTGGGAATTATCCCCGAATCATTTCGCCGGCTGGGAATTAACGTCGAACAAAATGGCGACGATCTGCTGATAAAAGATACTGGACATTACGAAATCGATTCGTACATCGATGGATCGATAATGACCTTCTCGGATGCACCCTGGCCGGGACTTACTCCCGACCTGCTGAGTGTTTTTCTTGTAGTGGCCACACAAGCCAAAGGAAGTGTTCTTATTCATCAGAAAATGTTTGAGAGCCGTTTATTCTTTGTGGACAAACTGATTGACATGGGGGCGCAAATTATTCTTTGCGATCCACACCGTGCCACTGTTATTGGCCTCGACCGAAAAAATACGCTGCGTGCCACCAAAATGGTATCTCCTGATATTCGTGCAGGTATTGCACTTTTAATTGCTGCCATGTCGGCAAAAGGAACCAGCACTATTGATAACATCGAGCAAATAGACCGTGGTTACGAAAATATTGATGGCAGGTTAAATGCCCTCGGAGCTCACATCTCAAGAATGTAA
- a CDS encoding TlpA disulfide reductase family protein, translating into MKRLILLAAIIFMGTTFINAQELGLNIGNKAPELIGKGPNGETIKLSDLQGKVVLIDFWAAWCGPCRRENPNVVATYKKYKDAKFTDGKGFTVFGVSLDDSPERWKAAIKQDGLEWPNHICDFKKWNSKYRMIYQVRGIPDNYLIDENGVIIAKKLRGPSLDAALQKILREEL; encoded by the coding sequence ATGAAAAGACTTATTTTACTGGCAGCGATCATTTTTATGGGCACTACTTTTATTAATGCCCAGGAACTTGGTTTAAACATTGGCAACAAAGCACCCGAACTGATTGGCAAAGGACCGAATGGCGAAACCATAAAATTATCCGACTTGCAAGGCAAAGTTGTGTTGATTGATTTTTGGGCAGCGTGGTGTGGTCCATGTCGCCGCGAAAACCCAAATGTTGTGGCTACCTACAAAAAATACAAAGATGCCAAATTTACCGATGGCAAAGGGTTTACCGTTTTTGGCGTGTCGCTCGACGACTCGCCCGAAAGATGGAAAGCAGCCATAAAACAGGATGGTTTGGAATGGCCAAATCATATTTGCGATTTCAAAAAGTGGAATTCAAAATATCGTATGATTTACCAGGTTCGCGGAATTCCTGATAATTACCTTATCGATGAAAACGGGGTAATTATTGCCAAAAAGCTTCGTGGTCCATCACTTGATGCTGCTTTGCAAAAAATTCTCAGAGAAGAGCTGTAA